In Arachis hypogaea cultivar Tifrunner chromosome 2, arahy.Tifrunner.gnm2.J5K5, whole genome shotgun sequence, a genomic segment contains:
- the LOC112761277 gene encoding uncharacterized protein isoform X3, whose translation MAFARVIIALVFELVLLHPYSASSDFLSPLLSPIFDDVCKDVKCGKGTCKPSKNSSFFFECECDPGWNKLFASNDDGAFNFLPCIIPNSCNWVDCGGGSCNKTSTFSYACECDTGYDNLLNSTAFPCYKQCALGMDCSNLGISVKNSSSSEPPALNDNSKSEGSSIVQGSFIWVVMLIMLMAEMQLQLR comes from the exons ATGGCATTCGCAAGAGTTATCATAGCTCTTGTTTTTGAACTTGTTCTTTTGCATCCATATTCAGCTTCAAGCGACTTCCTTTCTCCTTTGCtctctcctatctttg ATGATGTGTGCAAAGATGTGAAATGCGGCAAAGGAACATGCAAGCCTTCTAAGAACAGCTCTTTCTTCTTCGAATGCGAGTGTGATCCAGGTTGGAACAAACTCTTTGCTTCCAATGACGACGGTGCTTTCAACTTTCTTCCCTGCATAATTCCTAACT CTTGCAATTGGGTTGATTGTGGAGGAGGGTCATGCAACAAGACATCAACATTTTCCTATGCTTGTGAGTGCGATACTGGCTACGACAATCTCCTCAACTCCACTGCATTCCCTTGTTACAAACAGT GTGCTCTTGGGATGGATTGTTCTAACCTTGGAATATCAGTGAAAAACTCATCATCTTCTGAACCACCTGCATTGAATGACAATAGTAAGAGTGAAG GTAGCTCAATTGTGCAAGGAAGTTTCATTTGGGTGGTCATGCTGATTATGTTGATGGCAGAGATGCAGTTGCAATTGCGATAA
- the LOC112761245 gene encoding protein IQ-DOMAIN 19-like — translation MGKTGKWLRNLLTGKRDKEKYREKCATISPIVLSNGTENPITPNSTTPKEKRRWSFRRSSATATASKELNFAEASATDAQNEQKNHATAVVAATAAATVIRLTSSSNERTGSIEEAAAIKIQSVFRSYLARKALCALRGIVKLQALVRGYLVRKQARDTLRCMQALVIAQARAHASRLRMESQGKRKTLLEDNLFRHMYNEHERGMEENIKIVQMDVCDSRGRNSTSNHGYGHRYSTYYSPNGYVYSYLKEGGSNKASPAPSAMTEFSPRACSGHFEDCGAFNTAQSSPHYYSAVSREEDLNLPFAFPKPNYAADSMSYDYQFFPNYMANTESSRAKARSHSAPRQRPDSFERQPSRRRASVEGRSVPRPMRMQRSSSHVGLTAQNYQYPWSMKLDRSTVSLKDSECGSTTSVITNSNYCRSPAAYNPRGHRY, via the exons ATGGGGAAGACAGGGAAATGGCTTAGAAACTTATTGACAGGGAAGAGAGATAAAGAAAAATACAGGGAAAAATGTGCAACCATTAGCCCAATTGTTCTGTCAAATGGTACAGAAAATCCAATCACTCCAAACTCAACAACACCAAAGGAGAAAAGAAGGTGGAGTTTCAGGAGATCATCAGCCACAGCTACAGCTTCCAAGGAACTGAATTTTGCAGAAGCAAGTGCCACAGATGCTCAGAATGAGCAGAAGAATCATGCCACGGCCGTGGTTGCCGCCACAGCTGCTGCCACCGTGATCCGCTTGACTTCCAGTTCTAATGAAAGAACTGGAAGCATTGAAGAAGCTGCTGCCATTAAAATTCAATCTGTGTTCAGGTCCTACTTG GCAAGAAAAGCATTGTGTGCTCTTAGAGGGATAGTGAAGTTGCAGGCACTGGTAAGGGGTTACTTGGTGAGAAAACAGGCCAGAGATACATTAAGGTGCATGCAGGCTTTGGTCATAGCCCAAGCCAGAGCTCATGCTTCAAGGCTTCGAATGGAATCACAAGGGAAGCGAAAAACCTTATTAGAGGATAATTTGTTCAGGCATATGTATAAT GAACATGAGAGGGGCATGGAAGAGAACAtcaagattgtgcagatggatgTTTGTGATTCAAGAGGAAGAAACAGCACATCAAATCACGGATACGGCCATAGATATTCAACATATTATTCACCAAATGGTTATGTTTATTCATACTTAAAAGAAGGAGGCAGCAACAAGGCATCGCCAGCACCTTCAGCAATGACAGAGTTCAGTCCAAGAGCATGCAGTGGCCACTTTGAGGATTGTGGAGCCTTCAACACAGCACAAAGCAGCCCTCATTACTACTCAGCAGTTTCAAGAGAGGAGGATTTGAATCTTCCTTTTGCTTTTCCTAAACCAAACTATGCAGCAGACTCCATGTCCTATGACTACCAATTTTTCCCAAATTACATGGCTAACACTGAATCATCAAGGGCCAAAGCCAGATCACACAGTGCACCAAGGCAAAGGCCAGATTCATTCGAGAGGCAGCCAAGCCGGCGAAGAGCTTCGGTGGAGGGAAGAAGTGTCCCTAGGCCAATGAGAATGCAGAGGTCATCTTCACATGTTGGTCTCACTGCACAAAACTACCAATATCCTTGGTCAATGAAGCTTGATAGGTCAACTGTTTCCCTCAAAGACAGCGAGTGTGGCTCTACAACTTCAGTGATCACAAATTCCAATTACTGCAGATCTCCTGCTGCATATAAT CCTCGTGGACATAGGTACTGA
- the LOC112761199 gene encoding interactor of constitutive active ROPs 2, chloroplastic-like isoform X2 has product MPRRKSPATPRAGRQSRAPGSDSDSASSSPNPLSKTPKDKIPKVVEHKSPRSPLSEKKRPTRVQELESQLAQLQEDHKRAKDQLNSSESWKRKAQQEAEEAKKQLVAMTKELEESQHQLLELSASEEERIQELRKISQDRDRAWQSELEAVQKQHAMDSSALASAMNEIQKLKMQLERARESEASQANNADTAHAEIQELRMELDETLSFLEKLKNEVNDCKESESRALEIVGKTQMQLEEANKTVETLQLEAMKASEAYKAIALELEQSRGQVKALEEHVNKLQADLACGAKKDTSGPSNEPGTEMETVENEDIKQLKAELISVKSEAAKLKSALDVTEARYQEEYIQSTLQIRSTYEQLEHTKSESCKRQAELCEELKIAKADMEELRTSLMEKETRLQGVSEENEGLKSKMKLSQPSERESELVGQLRKLEVNVAELKETLMDRETELQNISEENSSLKMEIERRESEKNKITDEAVASAEAARAAEREALMKLGSITEEADKSNHRAARVTQQLDAAQTANSELEAELRRLKVQSDQWRKAAEAAATILSAGNNGKVVERTGSLDNNFNSITGKMTSPYSEDTDDDSPKKKNTNMLKKIGVLWKKNH; this is encoded by the exons ATGCCCCGAAGGAAATCTCCTGCAACTCCTCGTGCCGGTCGACAATCCAGGGCACCAGGCTCTGATTCAGACTCTGCCTCCTCATCTCCGAACCCATTGAGTAAGACTCCAAAGGATAAAATCCCAAAGGTTGTTGAACACAAGTCACCACGAAGTCCATTGTCTGAG AAGAAGAGGCCGACTAGGGTCCAGGAATTGGAGTCTCAACTTGCTCAACTTCAGGAGGATCACAAGAGAGCTAAGGATCAACTTAACTCCTCTGAGTCATGGAAAAGAAAGGCTCAGCAAGAGGCCGAAGAGGCGAAAAAGCAGCTTGTAGCAATGACAAAAGAGCTGGAGGAGTCCCAGCATCAGCTTTTGGAACTATCTGCTTCTGAAGAAGAACGGATTCAAGAACTCCGTAAAATCTCTCAAGACCGCGACCGAGCATGGCAGTCTGAACTAGAGGCTGTTCAAAAGCAGCATGCAATGGATTCATCTGCTCTGGCATCTGCCATGAATGAAATCCAGAAGCTGAAAATGCAACTCGAAAGAGCACGCGAATCTGAAGCTTCTCAGGCAAACAATGCAGATACAGCTCATGCTGAGATTCAGGAGCTGAGAATGGAGCTCGACGAGACACTCTCGTTTCTGGAAAAGCTGAAAAATGAAGTAAATGATTGCAAAGAATCTGAGTCCCGGGCATTGGAAATAGTTGGCAAAACTCAAATGCAGTTAGAAGAAGCAAATAAGACTGTAGAAACACTCCAGTTAGAAGCTATGAAAGCCTCAGAAGCTTATAAAGCCATAGCTTTGGAGTTGGAGCAGTCAAGAGGTCAAGTTAAAGCATTGGAGGAACATGTGAACAAGCTCCAGGCTGATTTGGCTTGTGGTGCTAAGAAAGATACATCAGGCCCAAGCAATGAACCTGGAACTGAAATGGAAACTGTAGAAAATGAGGACATAAAGCAGCTCAAAGCAGAGCTTATCTCCGTGAAATCTGAAGCAGCAAAATTGAAATCTGCATTGGATGTTACTGAGGCACGGTACCAAGAAGAATATATCCAGAGCACATTGCAGATTCGAAGTACATATGAACAGCTGGAGCATACAAAATCGGAGTCATGTAAGCGACAAGCTGAATTATGCGAGGAACTGAAAATAGCTAAAGCTGACATGGAAGAGCTTAGGACGAGCCTGATGGAGAAGGAAACGAGGTTGCAGGGTGTGTCGGAAGAGAATGAGGGGCTCAAGTCAAAGATGAAGCTGAGCCAGCCTAGTGAAAGAGAATCTGAACTCGTGGGGCAGCTCAGAAAATTGGAAGTTAATGTAGCTGAGTTGAAGGAAACATTAATGGATAGAGAGACCGAACTGCAGAATATATCCGAGGAGAACAGCTCGCTGAAAATGGAGATAGAGAGGCGGGAATCAGAGAAGAACAAGATTACTGATGAGGCTGTTGCTTCGGCAGAAGCAGCAAGAGCTGCAGAGCGAGAGGCACTGATGAAACTCGGTTCCATAACAGAAGAAGCGGATAAAAGCAACCATAGAGCAGCTCGGGTAACCCAGCAATTAGATGCTGCACAGACTGCAAATTCTGAGTTAGAGGCCGAGTTAAGGAGACTGAAAGTGCAGTCGGATCAGTGGAGGAAGGCTGCCGAAGCAGCTGCCACCATACTATCTGCTGGAAACAATGGAAAGGTTGTGGAGAGAACCGGTTCACTTGataataatttcaattctatCACTGGCAAGATGACTTCTCCTTATTCAGAAGACACAGATGATGACTCGCCCaagaagaaaaacacaaacatgttgAAGAAGATTGGAGTTTTGTGGAAGAAGAATCATTGA
- the LOC112761261 gene encoding small ribosomal subunit protein uS12 — translation MGKTRGMGAARKLKSHRRRQRWADKSYKKSHLGNEWKKPFAGSSHAKGIVLEKIGIEAKQPNSAIRKCARVQLIKNGKKIAAFVPNDGCLNYIEENDEVLIAGFGRKGHAVGDIPGVRFKVVKVSGVSLLALFKEKKEKPRS, via the exons ATGGG GAAGACACGTGGAATGGGAGCTGCCCGCAAGTTGAAGTCCCACCGCAGGAGGCAAAGGTGGGCAGATAAGTCCTACAAGAAATCCCATCTCGGCAATGAATGGAAGAAACCCTTTGCTGGTTCATCCCATGCCAAGGGAATTGTCCTTGAGAAGAT TGGTATTGAAGCTAAGCAGCCCAACTCTGCCATTCGTAAGTGTGCCAGAGTGCAGCTCATCAAGAATGGCAAGAAGATTGCTGCATTCGTCCCAAATGATGGTTGCTTGAACTACATAGAAGAGAAT GATGAAGTCTTGATTGCCGGATTCGGACGAAAGGGTCATGCTGTGGGAGATATTCCTGGAGTCAGGTTTAAGGTGGTGAAGGTCTCTGGTGTTTCTCTTTTGGCTCTCTtcaaggagaagaaggagaagccaAGGTCTTAA
- the LOC112761277 gene encoding uncharacterized protein isoform X1: protein MAFARVIIALVFELVLLHPYSASSDFLSPLLSPIFDDVCKDVKCGKGTCKPSKNSSFFFECECDPGWNKLFASNDDGAFNFLPCIIPNCTVNHSCSKAPSPAPQKARQTNESIFDACNWVDCGGGSCNKTSTFSYACECDTGYDNLLNSTAFPCYKQCALGMDCSNLGISVKNSSSSEPPALNDNSKSEGSSIVQGSFIWVVMLIMLMAEMQLQLR, encoded by the exons ATGGCATTCGCAAGAGTTATCATAGCTCTTGTTTTTGAACTTGTTCTTTTGCATCCATATTCAGCTTCAAGCGACTTCCTTTCTCCTTTGCtctctcctatctttg ATGATGTGTGCAAAGATGTGAAATGCGGCAAAGGAACATGCAAGCCTTCTAAGAACAGCTCTTTCTTCTTCGAATGCGAGTGTGATCCAGGTTGGAACAAACTCTTTGCTTCCAATGACGACGGTGCTTTCAACTTTCTTCCCTGCATAATTCCTAACT GCACTGTGAACCACTCTTGCTCCAAAGCCCCTTCTCCTGCTCCACAAAAAGCAAGACAAACTAACGAGTCGATATTTGACG CTTGCAATTGGGTTGATTGTGGAGGAGGGTCATGCAACAAGACATCAACATTTTCCTATGCTTGTGAGTGCGATACTGGCTACGACAATCTCCTCAACTCCACTGCATTCCCTTGTTACAAACAGT GTGCTCTTGGGATGGATTGTTCTAACCTTGGAATATCAGTGAAAAACTCATCATCTTCTGAACCACCTGCATTGAATGACAATAGTAAGAGTGAAG GTAGCTCAATTGTGCAAGGAAGTTTCATTTGGGTGGTCATGCTGATTATGTTGATGGCAGAGATGCAGTTGCAATTGCGATAA
- the LOC112761127 gene encoding lipid phosphate phosphatase gamma-like, with product MTNAAAPLKAITLTHVRYQRGDPLGHFLAWVSLVPVFISLAGFLSHFLFRREIHGLTFALGLIISQVVNEFIKTSVQQSRPDTCHLLEVCDSHGWPSSHCQYMFFFATYLTLLSSRGLAFWDRSSNLFVHSLTWGLALLTICSRVYLGYHTLAQTFAGTALGVFLGAAWFWIVTNLLSPYFPLIEESSFGRNFYLKDTSHIRNVLKFEYDTCRAERARITNSDHKSR from the coding sequence ATGACAAACGCCGCCGCGCCCTTGAAGGCCATTACCCTCACGCACGTGCGATACCAGAGAGGGGACCCGCTGGGCCACTTCCTCGCATGGGTCTCCCTCGTCCCAGTCTTCATCTCGCTCGCCGGATTCCTCTCCCACTTCCTCTTCCGCCGAGAGATCCACGGCCTCACCTTCGCCCTGGGCCTCATCATCTCCCAGGTCGTCAACGAGTTCATCAAGACCTCCGTCCAGCAATCACGCCCCGACACCTGTCACCTCCTCGAGGTCTGCGACTCCCACGGCTGGCCCTCCTCCCACTGCCAGTACATGTTCTTCTTcgccacctacctcaccctcttGTCCTCCAGGGGCTTGGCCTTCTGGGATCGCTCTTCCAACCTCTTCGTCCATTCCCTCACCTGGGGCCTCGCTCTCCTCACCATCTGCTCCCGTGTCTATTTGGGCTACCACACCCTCGCCCAGACCTTTGCTGGCACCGCCCTCGGTGTCTTTCTCGGTGCCGCCTGGTTCTGGATTGTCACCAATCTCTTGAGTCCTTATTTTCCCCTCATTGAAGAGAGCTCCTTTGGAAGGAACTTCTATCTCAAGGACACCAGTCATATTAGGAATGTCTTGAAGTTTGAGTACGATACTTGCAGAGCTGAGAGAGCCAGGATCACAAATTCTGACCACAAGTCTCGCTGA
- the LOC112761111 gene encoding peroxidase 21-like has product MATTTCKPTSYMCFLLLLLLLHFNLGKSQLEVNYYSSRCPRAEDIIKEQVTELYKKHGNTAVSWLRNLFHDCMVKSCDASLLLETVEEVVSEQASSRSFGMRNFKYVKSIKDAVEKECPMTVSCADIIALSARDGIVLLGGPTIEMKTGRRDSQQSYATEVESSIPNHNDSMSLVLSRFQQIGVDLEATVALLGAHSVGRVHCTNIVQRLYPQVDETLEPEHAQYLKRRCPDPNPNPKDVQYSRNDLVTPMIVDNNYYKNILKHKGLLTVDEELATDPRTSPYVKKMADDNDYFNQQFSRAILLLSQNNPLTGDQGEIRKDCRYINRNAT; this is encoded by the exons ATGGCGACCACCACATGCAAACCCACTTCTTATATGTGTTTCCTCCTTCTATTGCTTCTCTTGCACTTTAATTTGG GGAAAAGCCAACTTGAGGTGAATTATTATTCGAGTAGGTGCCCAAGAGCGGAAGACATAATAAAGGAACAAGTGACGGAGCTATATAAGAAGCACGGCAACACGGCGGTTTCATGGCTGAGAAATCTGTTCCACGATTGCATGGTGAAGTCATGTGATGCGTCGTTACTGTTAGAGACGGTGGAGGAGGTGGTGTCGGAGCAGGCGTCGTCGAGAAGCTTTGGGATGAGGAACTTCAAGTACGTGAAGAGCATAAAAGACGCGGTGGAGAAAGAATGCCCCATGACTGTTTCATGTGCTGACATCATTGCCCTTTCTGCCAGAGACGGCATCGTGCTGCTGGGAGGCCCAACAATTGAAATGAAGACTGGAAGAAGGGATAGCCAACAGAGCTACGCCACGGAGGTGGAATCCTCCATTCCCAACCACAATGATTCCATGTCTTTAGTGCTCTCTCGTTTTCAACAAATTGGCGTTGACCTTGAAGCCACAGTCGCCCTCTTAG GAGCGCACTCAGTGGGAAGAGTACACTGCACCAATATAGTGCAGAGGCTATACCCTCAAGTGGACGAAACATTGGAGCCAGAACACGCACAGTACCTGAAACGTCGATGCCCAGATCCCAATCCAAACCCAAAGGATGTGCAATACTCCAGGAACGACCTCGTAACTCCTATGATAGTGGACAACAACTATTACAAAAACATCCTTAAACACAAGGGCCTCCTCACAGTTGACGAGGAACTTGCTACTGATCCCAGAACTTCCCCTTACGTCAAAAAGATGGCCGATGACAACGATTATTTCAACCAACAGTTCTCAAGGGCTATTCTCTTGCTCTCACAAAATAATCCTCTCACTGGAGATCAAGGTGAAATCAGGAAGGATTGTCGCTACATCAACCGCAATGCCACCTAA
- the LOC112761199 gene encoding interactor of constitutive active ROPs 2, chloroplastic-like isoform X1, producing the protein MQTTKARASTSEMPRRKSPATPRAGRQSRAPGSDSDSASSSPNPLSKTPKDKIPKVVEHKSPRSPLSEKKRPTRVQELESQLAQLQEDHKRAKDQLNSSESWKRKAQQEAEEAKKQLVAMTKELEESQHQLLELSASEEERIQELRKISQDRDRAWQSELEAVQKQHAMDSSALASAMNEIQKLKMQLERARESEASQANNADTAHAEIQELRMELDETLSFLEKLKNEVNDCKESESRALEIVGKTQMQLEEANKTVETLQLEAMKASEAYKAIALELEQSRGQVKALEEHVNKLQADLACGAKKDTSGPSNEPGTEMETVENEDIKQLKAELISVKSEAAKLKSALDVTEARYQEEYIQSTLQIRSTYEQLEHTKSESCKRQAELCEELKIAKADMEELRTSLMEKETRLQGVSEENEGLKSKMKLSQPSERESELVGQLRKLEVNVAELKETLMDRETELQNISEENSSLKMEIERRESEKNKITDEAVASAEAARAAEREALMKLGSITEEADKSNHRAARVTQQLDAAQTANSELEAELRRLKVQSDQWRKAAEAAATILSAGNNGKVVERTGSLDNNFNSITGKMTSPYSEDTDDDSPKKKNTNMLKKIGVLWKKNH; encoded by the exons ATGCAGACAACAAAAGCAAG AGCTAGCACTTCAGAAATGCCCCGAAGGAAATCTCCTGCAACTCCTCGTGCCGGTCGACAATCCAGGGCACCAGGCTCTGATTCAGACTCTGCCTCCTCATCTCCGAACCCATTGAGTAAGACTCCAAAGGATAAAATCCCAAAGGTTGTTGAACACAAGTCACCACGAAGTCCATTGTCTGAG AAGAAGAGGCCGACTAGGGTCCAGGAATTGGAGTCTCAACTTGCTCAACTTCAGGAGGATCACAAGAGAGCTAAGGATCAACTTAACTCCTCTGAGTCATGGAAAAGAAAGGCTCAGCAAGAGGCCGAAGAGGCGAAAAAGCAGCTTGTAGCAATGACAAAAGAGCTGGAGGAGTCCCAGCATCAGCTTTTGGAACTATCTGCTTCTGAAGAAGAACGGATTCAAGAACTCCGTAAAATCTCTCAAGACCGCGACCGAGCATGGCAGTCTGAACTAGAGGCTGTTCAAAAGCAGCATGCAATGGATTCATCTGCTCTGGCATCTGCCATGAATGAAATCCAGAAGCTGAAAATGCAACTCGAAAGAGCACGCGAATCTGAAGCTTCTCAGGCAAACAATGCAGATACAGCTCATGCTGAGATTCAGGAGCTGAGAATGGAGCTCGACGAGACACTCTCGTTTCTGGAAAAGCTGAAAAATGAAGTAAATGATTGCAAAGAATCTGAGTCCCGGGCATTGGAAATAGTTGGCAAAACTCAAATGCAGTTAGAAGAAGCAAATAAGACTGTAGAAACACTCCAGTTAGAAGCTATGAAAGCCTCAGAAGCTTATAAAGCCATAGCTTTGGAGTTGGAGCAGTCAAGAGGTCAAGTTAAAGCATTGGAGGAACATGTGAACAAGCTCCAGGCTGATTTGGCTTGTGGTGCTAAGAAAGATACATCAGGCCCAAGCAATGAACCTGGAACTGAAATGGAAACTGTAGAAAATGAGGACATAAAGCAGCTCAAAGCAGAGCTTATCTCCGTGAAATCTGAAGCAGCAAAATTGAAATCTGCATTGGATGTTACTGAGGCACGGTACCAAGAAGAATATATCCAGAGCACATTGCAGATTCGAAGTACATATGAACAGCTGGAGCATACAAAATCGGAGTCATGTAAGCGACAAGCTGAATTATGCGAGGAACTGAAAATAGCTAAAGCTGACATGGAAGAGCTTAGGACGAGCCTGATGGAGAAGGAAACGAGGTTGCAGGGTGTGTCGGAAGAGAATGAGGGGCTCAAGTCAAAGATGAAGCTGAGCCAGCCTAGTGAAAGAGAATCTGAACTCGTGGGGCAGCTCAGAAAATTGGAAGTTAATGTAGCTGAGTTGAAGGAAACATTAATGGATAGAGAGACCGAACTGCAGAATATATCCGAGGAGAACAGCTCGCTGAAAATGGAGATAGAGAGGCGGGAATCAGAGAAGAACAAGATTACTGATGAGGCTGTTGCTTCGGCAGAAGCAGCAAGAGCTGCAGAGCGAGAGGCACTGATGAAACTCGGTTCCATAACAGAAGAAGCGGATAAAAGCAACCATAGAGCAGCTCGGGTAACCCAGCAATTAGATGCTGCACAGACTGCAAATTCTGAGTTAGAGGCCGAGTTAAGGAGACTGAAAGTGCAGTCGGATCAGTGGAGGAAGGCTGCCGAAGCAGCTGCCACCATACTATCTGCTGGAAACAATGGAAAGGTTGTGGAGAGAACCGGTTCACTTGataataatttcaattctatCACTGGCAAGATGACTTCTCCTTATTCAGAAGACACAGATGATGACTCGCCCaagaagaaaaacacaaacatgttgAAGAAGATTGGAGTTTTGTGGAAGAAGAATCATTGA
- the LOC112761277 gene encoding uncharacterized protein isoform X4 has product MAFARVIIALVFELVLLHPYSASSDFLSPLLSPIFDDVCKDVKCGKGTCKPSKNSSFFFECECDPGWNKLFASNDDGAFNFLPCIIPNSCNWVDCGGGSCNKTSTFSYACECDTGYDNLLNSTAFPCYKQLKNSSSSEPPALNDNSKSEGSSIVQGSFIWVVMLIMLMAEMQLQLR; this is encoded by the exons ATGGCATTCGCAAGAGTTATCATAGCTCTTGTTTTTGAACTTGTTCTTTTGCATCCATATTCAGCTTCAAGCGACTTCCTTTCTCCTTTGCtctctcctatctttg ATGATGTGTGCAAAGATGTGAAATGCGGCAAAGGAACATGCAAGCCTTCTAAGAACAGCTCTTTCTTCTTCGAATGCGAGTGTGATCCAGGTTGGAACAAACTCTTTGCTTCCAATGACGACGGTGCTTTCAACTTTCTTCCCTGCATAATTCCTAACT CTTGCAATTGGGTTGATTGTGGAGGAGGGTCATGCAACAAGACATCAACATTTTCCTATGCTTGTGAGTGCGATACTGGCTACGACAATCTCCTCAACTCCACTGCATTCCCTTGTTACAAACAGT TGAAAAACTCATCATCTTCTGAACCACCTGCATTGAATGACAATAGTAAGAGTGAAG GTAGCTCAATTGTGCAAGGAAGTTTCATTTGGGTGGTCATGCTGATTATGTTGATGGCAGAGATGCAGTTGCAATTGCGATAA
- the LOC112761277 gene encoding uncharacterized protein isoform X2, with translation MAFARVIIALVFELVLLHPYSASSDFLSPLLSPIFDDVCKDVKCGKGTCKPSKNSSFFFECECDPGWNKLFASNDDGAFNFLPCIIPNCTVNHSCSKAPSPAPQKARQTNESIFDACNWVDCGGGSCNKTSTFSYACECDTGYDNLLNSTAFPCYKQLKNSSSSEPPALNDNSKSEGSSIVQGSFIWVVMLIMLMAEMQLQLR, from the exons ATGGCATTCGCAAGAGTTATCATAGCTCTTGTTTTTGAACTTGTTCTTTTGCATCCATATTCAGCTTCAAGCGACTTCCTTTCTCCTTTGCtctctcctatctttg ATGATGTGTGCAAAGATGTGAAATGCGGCAAAGGAACATGCAAGCCTTCTAAGAACAGCTCTTTCTTCTTCGAATGCGAGTGTGATCCAGGTTGGAACAAACTCTTTGCTTCCAATGACGACGGTGCTTTCAACTTTCTTCCCTGCATAATTCCTAACT GCACTGTGAACCACTCTTGCTCCAAAGCCCCTTCTCCTGCTCCACAAAAAGCAAGACAAACTAACGAGTCGATATTTGACG CTTGCAATTGGGTTGATTGTGGAGGAGGGTCATGCAACAAGACATCAACATTTTCCTATGCTTGTGAGTGCGATACTGGCTACGACAATCTCCTCAACTCCACTGCATTCCCTTGTTACAAACAGT TGAAAAACTCATCATCTTCTGAACCACCTGCATTGAATGACAATAGTAAGAGTGAAG GTAGCTCAATTGTGCAAGGAAGTTTCATTTGGGTGGTCATGCTGATTATGTTGATGGCAGAGATGCAGTTGCAATTGCGATAA